Part of the Anomaloglossus baeobatrachus isolate aAnoBae1 chromosome 1, aAnoBae1.hap1, whole genome shotgun sequence genome, acacagctctggttatttatatacattgtacacaaaaggagtatacgttacaatggtaaggtacagagtcaaagatatatataagataataacatctgtatacacccaagaagaaagaacaacatccgaagtaattgtttaccaactggaaacttatcatgtaagtatcagaagagactaacaggtagacgtacctatgaagcagagaaatcggtatgtgcatactactcgagggagggagcaatacgagtcaccactcatatgaagaggaacttatcaggtgcgtatgagcgctgggtgaaagaaagaatcattaacaaaggaaacctatgcagtgattcttgactgtgatcggtgaataagtaatatgtgaatacctgtgactgaataatagacaatcgggatcagccagtcaatagtctatggggtaatcatgtagtggtattccaccgaggtagaaagtcgtatgtcgtgactggttgtagaaaaaagagagcgaaataaagtaagtgagtaaagcatgaacggagaagaggagtagaagaaggagggggggggggaagggggagggggaagggttgggttgggggagggggggaaggagaaaggaaaagatggtgagatcaggctgaaggtaaagatatgtgtatatgagaagttaagacaaggtacctgtccaataattggctactgtataggtgccatgccaatcttgttagtgagcagaggacctaatggagaaattctcgaatgaacacatcagtgaatagagagacgtgtctctaaaattggttatactccattcactacctgtcaaacagcatgaaatggtgtgcgggaggtaatgtgtctctggaaacttgtgacaccaatacattagctataagacatatagcccacaatgccaaatgttctaaaaatagaaagatctcatgagaaaaaaaaatccacaaactgtataacatccaatgaggtgagtaacctccatcaacatgactaatattactcacaatctatgagcagccgtgaaataaggtcgtataggagaccttcttaaaggagtagtggagtaggtgaaattgtcatgacagtgtcggtattacacctatgctgcggactagtgacataaatagacagaggttaatgcaatggtgtactgataaatcaccagaccatggacaaaactgataaatagcataacaatacctcaaaagggaaacagcctatatggtaacaatgtcctatgccagggctatgctcaaaagtggtaacttggaaaaaggtcaaagacctatggagaataaagagaacctgttaaaGAACATAGATTAACGGTCACAAAAATGAAAGTAAAAGCTCTTACTGATACCTGGTGTATGAGATGATACAGGCTTGTGTCCAGGGGGAATGGTGGCTGGCTACTGAGTTGGTCTGTGTAACTGAGCCGTCTTAAATGCAGGTGGTGATGAGGAGATCGGCTCCAGGTGGAGCTGACTTGCTGCGCATAGGAACGGTAGTGGTGAAGGTTGGTACTGCAGCACTAGGTTTACATAGAGGACTATTAGATGTTGTGAGTCACGTGAAATACAGTGAGAAGTGGCATACAGACCTCCGTGATGTGAGGGAGTGAGTGCCTCACATGTGACCACTAAAAGCACAGGGGTGAACCGGTGATGTGTGGAAATCACGTAGTGAAGAGAGCCTAAAAGAGGGGGAGAAAAATAAATTAATAGGCATATGACAGGAAAGAATTTAAACCTGGAAAACATAAGAATGTAAGGAATTCACAAAACAACAGGTACCTTACAATTACCATAGATCTGTATCTAAAATCACTCTCGTAAAGTGATATTGATAAATTACATAACTAATCAGAGACATAAAAATCAGTCATAAAAATGGGAAAAGAGGTTTATCTAAAAGGAGTCTACGGAGACCACAACTAGGACCTGAGCATGTCAGAGATGGACCTCATATTCTCGGTTCAGTCCTCGGGGTTCCAGGGTACCCAACGTGAAAATCCAATATGCTTCTCTTTCTTTTAATCTACGGACCCTATCGCCACCCCTACGTAATAGTGGAACATGCTCAATGACCTGAAACCTCAATTGAGCTACTGTATGATGGAAAGTGTCAAAATGATGGGGGATGGGTAGTAAAAGTTGCTTACATCTGATCGTTgatttgtgtttactgatgcgatctcggatatgttgggtagtctccccaacatacccgagaccgcagggacacttgatcAGGTATATCACATAGGAAGACTCACAGTGTGATACCCTCTGATAGTGAAGTTTTTTCCAGTATGGGGATGTGTGAACTTGTTACCCTTGGTCAAATTATTGCATTGGAGACAGTGTAAGCATGGGAAGTTACCTGTTTTGGGTGGTCCCAAGAAAGTCTGTCGTGGTGAGATTGATGACCCTATGTCGGCTCGGATCAGACTATCCCTCAGGTTCCTCGCTCGTTTGTGACAAAAGATAGGGAATATCCCGAACTCTTTTATAGAGGGGTAAGCCTTCTGTAGTAATGGCCAATGTCTTGTAATGACCTCcttaaaaagtggcgaaaaagggtGGTATGTCTGGACACAATGCATCCGTGGTGAAATGACATCATCATTGCGGGCACGGGTAGAGCGATTGAATGCCACGGAAGAAGGGTAGCCTCGTGAGAGGAATTTATCACCCATCTCACGAAACCTTGTTGCTTGTGTTTGAGGATCAGAAACGATCCTTTCCACTCTCTTATGCTGTGAAATGGGCAATGACTTTTTAATGTGTGGAGGGTGGCAACTGGAGTACAGCAGAAGGCTGTTCTTGTCGGTGGGTTTGACGTATAGATCAGTCGTGATAGTCCCTTCAGGGGATAGAATGACAAGGGTGTCCAGAAAGTTAATCTGGAAGggatcactgtgtactgtaaaagTGAGACCCGGACGGGCGGAGGAGATATATTGGTGAAAGGTATCCAGGGATAAGGAATCACCGTGCcatatgacaaaaatgtcatcaatatatctcctccATCCAATGGCATGTTGTTTCCACAGCGAATGGCTGTACACAAATGTGTCTTCGAAATGCGCCATGTAGATATTTGCATACGGAGGCGCTACGTTagaacccatcgctgtgccccGTTGCTGCATATAAAACTGATCTTCGAAGAGGAAAAAATTATTGCCCAATACCAATTGCAGGAgatcaataataataatttataattttattcatttatatagcgctattaattccatagcactttacatacattggcaacactgtccccattggggctcacaatctagagtccctatctgtatgtctttggaatgagaTCAAGACAGAAAGAATGCTGTAGAGGGGACAGTGACCCATAAAGTcactgcggtctcgggtatgttggggagactacccaacatatccgagatcgcatcagtaaacacaaatcAACGATCAGATGTAAGCAACTTTTACTACCCATCCCCCATCATTTTGACACTTTCCATCATACAGTAGCTCAATTGAGGTTTCAGGTCATTGAGCATGTTCCACTATTACGTAGGGGTGGCGATAGGGTCCGTAGATTAAAAGAAAGAGAAGCATATTGGATTTTCACGTTGGGTACCCTGGAACCCCGAGGACTGAACCGAGAATATGAGGTCCATCTCTGACATGCTCAGGTCCTAGTTGTGGTCTCCGTAGACTCCTTTTAGATAAACCTCTTTTCCCATTTTTATGACTGATTTTTATGTCTCTGATTAGTTATGTAATTTATCAATATCACTTTACGAGAGTGATTTTAGATACAGATCTATGGTAATTGTAAGGTACCTGTTGTTTTGTGAATTCCTTACATTCTTATGTTTTCCAGGTTTAAATTCTTTCCTGTCATATGCCTATTAATTTATTTTTCTCCCCCTCTTTTAGGCTCTCTTCACTACGTGATTTCCACACATCACCGGTTCACCCCTGTGCTTTTAGTGGTCACATGTGAGGCACTCACTCCCTCACATCACGGAGGTCTGTATGCCACTTCTCACTGTATTTCACGTGACTCACAACATCTAATAGTCCTCTATGTAAACCTAGTGCTGCAGTACCAACCTTCACCACTACCGTTCCTATGCGCAGCAAGTCAGCTCCACCTGGAGCCGATCTCCTCATCACCACCTGCATTTAAGACGGCTCAGTTACACAGACCAACTCAGTAGCCAGCCACCATTCCCCCTGGACACAAGCCTGTATCATCTCATACACCAGGTATCAGTAAGAGCTTTTACTTTCATTTTTGTGACCGTTAATCTATGTTCtttaacaggttctctttattctccataggtctttgacctttttccaagttaccacttttgagcatagccctggcataggacattgttaccatataggctgtttcccttttgaggtattgttatgctatttatcagttttgtccatggtctggtgatttatcagtacaccattgcattaacctctgtctatttatgtcactagtccgcagcataggtgtaataccgacactgtcatgacaatttcacctactccactactcctttaagaaggtctcctatacgaccttatttcacggctgctcatagattgtgagtaatattagtcatgttgatggaggttactcacctcattggatgttatacagtttgtggattttttttctcatgagatctttctatttttagaacatttggcattgtgggctatatgtcttatagctaatgtattggtgtcacaagtttccagagacacattacctcccgcacaccatttcatgctgtttgacaggtagtgaatggagtataaccaattttagagacacgtctctctattcactgatgtgttcattcgagaatttctccattaggtcctctgctcactaacaagattggcatggcacctatacagtagccaattattggacaggtaccttgtcttaacttctcatatacacttatctttaccttcagcctgatctcaccatcttttcctttctccttccccccctcccccaacccaacccttccccctcccccttcccccccccctccttcttctactcctcttctccgttcatgctttactcacttactttatttcgctctcttttttctacaaccagtcacgacatacgactttctacctcggtggaataccactacatgattaccccatagactattgactggctgatcccgattgtctattattcagtcacaggtattcacatattacttattcaccgatcacagtcaagaatcactgcataggtttcctttgttaatgattctttctttcacccagcgctcatacgcacctgataagttcctcttcatatgagtggtgactcgtattgctccctccctcgagtagtatgcacataccgatttctctgcttcataggtacgtctacctgttagtctcttctgatacttacatgataagtttccagttggtaaacaattacttcggatgttgttctttcttcttgggtgtatacagatgttattatcttatatatatctttgactctgtaccttaccattgtaacgtatactccttttgtgtacaatgtatataaataaccagagctgtgtctcctggtaatttttctcctgtattatgtattaatttctgtttttttatgttctctttctatagtctgattaattctcttgataaaggtcaaggtatgaccgaaacgtcgagataagactattcacaataaaaaacatcaaaaatacccagacattgtttcttttttctcttggagtgccggggataattttttatttttggagtattgactgtttccctagagcacccgcattcatagtgagccaggtctatacgaatTATTGGACTTTATTTTTCCTGGGCTCCTATCATCCGTGTTTTTCCTGACCTCAATGTCTTTCAATACTTTTTCATATGCTAATGAAGAGGTGACAAGTATCCTGTCAAGGGTCACCACACCACGCACTTTTTTATCAGTTCCCACTGAAGAGATTCGTACCCGCGACTATGAAAAGGAGCTAAAGAGATACACAGCTTTGGACTTACATTGCGCTACATTAGCTGAGTACCATAAAGTTCAGCGAATCCCGCGAGGCCTCAGAGTACCCCTTCGTCCTACCTTATTTTCGGATAACCCCGAATACTGTACAAAGTACGAAAGTATTTTAAACAAATGTTCGATGGACGTGATCATATTGACCATTGAGTTTCTCCAGAAAGAGATAAGCGAATTGGAACCCAAAATCAAATCCATCGAAGACCAATTCTCTAACACCTTACCAAGTGCCGAGTGGGACAGACTGAGACAGAAAACCAGAGAATCGATCGACACCTTCCAGAAAAATTTACAGGAGCGTAAAAGGACGAAATTCATCAGGGATCAAGAGGATTATCTTAAAGATCGTGTCTATAGGTGGCGCTCACAGGACACTAATCCCCCCTATCGCCCTAGCGTCCACAGATTCTCGGCCTCCTCTGGTTCTGATAGTGACTCTTACCCCACGTCATCCAATCGTTTTTTAGGGGCCAGATACACCCCAGGAGAAAAAcgaggaggagccagaggaagaCCAGGTCATGTTCCTCGTATGCAGACCAGATCACAGGTATGACCACTGCAAATGACAATATTGTTGATAACTTGGTATTTAACATTTCGTCATATAACCTTTCACCCATTGAGTCACAGGTGTTGCAAAGGGGTCTCTCGTTTTGTCCCACTCCCAAGTTCAATCCCTTCAGGATGGACCAGGAGATGAGACGCTTTTTCAGGAACCTTCgtctcaaggcccattttgcctcCTCAGAGGGGGATACTACCCCTGAGGACGTAGGTTCGGGCTCTGGCACTTTTAGTCTCCGGGATCTTAAACTCAGTCTCACGAGTACCTTTCATCCCCCCAGGTCCTATCATCCCGTTGAGACTTACATTTCTCTGG contains:
- the LOC142295218 gene encoding uncharacterized protein LOC142295218, which translates into the protein MSFNTFSYANEEVTSILSRVTTPRTFLSVPTEEIRTRDYEKELKRYTALDLHCATLAEYHKVQRIPRGLRVPLRPTLFSDNPEYCTKYESILNKCSMDVIILTIEFLQKEISELEPKIKSIEDQFSNTLPSAEWDRLRQKTRESIDTFQKNLQERKRTKFIRDQEDYLKDRVYRWRSQDTNPPYRPSVHRFSASSGSDSDSYPTSSNRFLGARYTPGEKRGGARGRPGHVPRMQTRSQALFTT